In the genome of Ornithorhynchus anatinus isolate Pmale09 chromosome 9, mOrnAna1.pri.v4, whole genome shotgun sequence, one region contains:
- the CENPA gene encoding histone H3-like centromeric protein A isoform X2 has translation MSPAKPGRRKPESPRRSGRPPAGPPGPSRPSLPEERGRRAPRPTPSPRRRRYRPGKQVLKEIRRLQKSTNLLLRKTPFARLAAEAFLVHLFEDSYLCSLHARRVTLFPRDIQLARRIRGIQEGLG, from the exons ATGAGTCCCGCCAAGCCCGGCCGCCGGAAGCCCGAGAGCCCGAGGAGGAGCGGCCGCCCCCCGGCTGGtccccccggcccttcccgccCCAGCCTTCCCGAAGAGAGGGGAC gAAGAGCCCCTcgtccaactccctctccccgtcGGCGTCGGTACCGCCCAGGAAAACAGGTCCTTAAGGAAATCCGGCGACTTCAGAAGAGCACGAATCTTCTGCTTAGGAAAACTCCTTTTGCTCGACTG GCAGCAGAGGCCTTCCTGGTGCATCTCTTTGAGGActcctacctctgctccctccatgCCCGTCGCGTCACTCTCTTCCCCAGGGACATCCAGCTGGCGCGGAGGATCCGTGGCATTCAGGAAGGCCTCGGATGA
- the CENPA gene encoding histone H3-like centromeric protein A isoform X1: MSPAKPGRRKPESPRRSGRPPAGPPGPSRPSLPEERGRRAPRPTPSPRRRRYRPGKQVLKEIRRLQKSTNLLLRKTPFARLVREVCLSYTRGVDFRWQSQALLALQEAAEAFLVHLFEDSYLCSLHARRVTLFPRDIQLARRIRGIQEGLG, from the exons ATGAGTCCCGCCAAGCCCGGCCGCCGGAAGCCCGAGAGCCCGAGGAGGAGCGGCCGCCCCCCGGCTGGtccccccggcccttcccgccCCAGCCTTCCCGAAGAGAGGGGAC gAAGAGCCCCTcgtccaactccctctccccgtcGGCGTCGGTACCGCCCAGGAAAACAGGTCCTTAAGGAAATCCGGCGACTTCAGAAGAGCACGAATCTTCTGCTTAGGAAAACTCCTTTTGCTCGACTG GTGCGGGAGGTGTGTCTCAGTTACACCCGAGGGGTGGATTTCCGCTGGCAGTCTCAGGCTCTGTTGGCTCtgcaggag GCAGCAGAGGCCTTCCTGGTGCATCTCTTTGAGGActcctacctctgctccctccatgCCCGTCGCGTCACTCTCTTCCCCAGGGACATCCAGCTGGCGCGGAGGATCCGTGGCATTCAGGAAGGCCTCGGATGA